In one Leishmania braziliensis MHOM/BR/75/M2904 complete genome, chromosome 32 genomic region, the following are encoded:
- a CDS encoding putative ATP-dependent RNA helicase: MGIKGRRKKLRQREELARQQQEQGGHAQEYGSEDDDGLAGRVFEMGERPFHSPVDAMGRLRMKKSDFFRMQDMEVLEQMQEEHQSRRKPAQSGAVVAGGGSASRKRCRGAAMDSVEDVAEEIEQRCLRRQYTDEDLFENSKSAIAGNRLVTLSTTAEAPDDSSSAQARKRRGASLKTEELDNPKEEQVDLMEQRRNAAHGALYRHPLIGLDSVVVDALQRNGFYRMTRIQERSIPYALEGYDILGQARTGSGKTLAFCVPLLHLAKDTVRKYPNATVGLLLAPTKELCVQTHAVLSTLCEHIAAVPATAGGAQFYVQLITGGTNVSEERRRLASGMASIVVGTPGRIHDHVLHCKGWHLSRLRLLVLDEADRMLADGFQRDLDAVISRISKGRQTFLFSATNSKSVRELARLSLSRLPLFISTAGDAPSVVEMGDSETAGAGASMAPYRVYNDPADDGGEVVDEKYKCKDDADYDRCSDECAGEADAIPSTLRQFGHIVPSHDRLRALYTFVKQVARRAKVMIFCSTVASAVFHCQMMGSVGFHDDVMMLHGQMKHRQRVQAFQVFTEWKAGVLFCTDVAARGLDIPHVTWILQYDPPLDPTEYIHRIGRTARAGTVGNSLLFLTPEEAPFLCYLAQYGIHMAKYPLPLKLPRIQEKLEHVLQLDEVVAKSAVTAFRAHVGAYQSHILKETFDVHRLDLEALSKAFALTAVPHVTLPRNTEEEKRKEYIKGRLKSLNRRRLDALRYYEANKTRPQWENGFFVGVSRPSMS, translated from the coding sequence ATGGGCATCAAAGGCCGTCGAAAAAAGCTTCGACAGCGCGAGGAGCTCGCGCGGCAACAGCAGGAGCAGGGAGGGCATGCCCAGGAGTACGGCagtgaggacgacgacggcctTGCCGGCAGGGTGTTTGAGATGGGCGAGCGCCCCTTTCACTCCCCTGTGGATGCAATGGGACGCCTGAGAATGAAGAAGAGTGACTTTTTCCGAATGCAAGATATGGAAGTGCTGGAGCAGATGCAGGAGGAGCACCAGAGCCGCCGGAAGCCGGCGCAGTccggggcggtggtggccggtggcggcagtgcaaGCCGAAAGCGTtgccgcggtgctgcaaTGGACTCTGTGGAGGACGTCGCGGAAGAAATtgagcagcgctgcctcagGCGCCAGTACACGGACGAAGATCTGTTCGAGAACTCAAAGAGTGCTATAGCTGGTAATCGTCTGGTGACGCTCTCCACAACAGCGGAAGCACCAGACGACAGCAGCTCAGCTCAGGCACGTAAGCGAAGAGGCGCATCTCTGAAGACTGAAGAACTCGATAACCcgaaggaggagcaggtggaTCTTATGGAGCAACGGCGTAATGCTGCTCACGGGGCTCTCTACCGCCATCCACTGATCGGCCTCGACTCTGTTGTTGTCGATGCCCTGCAACGAAATGGTTTCTACCGCATGACCCGCATCCAGGAGCGCAGCATCCCGTATGCGCTGGAGGGCTACGACATTCTCGGTCAGGCGCGTACCGGCTCTGGCAAAACTCTCGCCTTCTGTGTACCGCTTCTCCATCTAGCCAAGGACACAGTCAGAAAATACCCGAATGCCACTGtagggctgctgctggccccCACAAAGGAACTGTGTGTGCAGACGCACGCGGTTCTCTCGACACTGTGTGAGCACATTGCAGCCGTGCCAGCCACCGCTGGTGGGGCTCAGTTTTACGTGCAGCTCATTACGGGCGGCACGAATGTCAGTGAGGAGCGCCGGCGTCTTGCCTCGGGGATGGCGTCCATCGTCGTTGGCACGCCTGGCCGAATTCATGATCATGTTCTTCACTGCAAGGGGTGGCACTTGTCGCGGTTGCGCCTTCTCGTGCTCGATGAGGCGGACCGCATGTTGGCCGACGGCTTCCAGCGTGATCTCGACGCCGTCATCAGCCGAATCTCGAAGGGGCGGCAGACATTTCTGTTCTCGGCCACCAATTCCAAGTCGGTGCGTGAGCTTGCTCGcctgtccctctctcgtctccctcttttcaTTAGCACCGCTGGCGATGCCCCCTCTGTAGTGGAGATGGGCGACAGTGAAACAGCAGGGGCGGGCGCGAGCATGGCGCCCTACCGCGTGTATAACGACCCCGCTGATGACGGCGGAGAAGTGGTGGATGAGAAATACAAGTGCAAGGACGATGCCGATTACGATCGCTGCAGCGACGAATGCGCCGGAGAGGCGGACGCGATCCCATCGACGCTGCGCCAATTCGGTCACATTGTGCCTTCACACGACCGGCTGCGTGCGCTCTACACCTTTGTGAAGCAGGTCGCTCGCCGTGCTAAGGTAATGATCTTCTGCTCCACAGTCGCGAGTGCCGTCTTTCACTGCCAGATGATGGGCTCCGTCGGGTTCCATGACGACGTCATGATGCTGCACGGCCAGATGAAGCACCGACAGCGGGTGCAGGCGTTTCAGGTGTTCACCGAGTGGAAGGCAGGAGTGCTGTTTTGCACCGATGTCGCAGCGCGTGGTCTGGACATCCCGCATGTGACGTGGATCCTCCAGTACGACCCGCCTCTTGATCCGACGGAGTACATCCACCGCATCGGTCGCACAGCGCGCGCCGGCACTGTTGGTAattcgcttctctttctcactcCGGAAGAGGCGCCATTTTTGTGCTACCTCGCCCAATACGGCATTCACATGGCGAAGTATCCTCTGCCACTGAAGCTGCCGCGCATCCAAGAAAAGTTGGAgcacgtgctgcagctggacgAAGTGGTAGCCAAAAGCGCTGTAACGGCGTTCCGCGCACACGTTGGTGCCTATCAAAGCCACATCCTTAAGGAAACCTTTGATGTGCACCGGCTGGACCTCGAGGCGCTGTCCAAAGCATTCGCGCTAACGGCGGTGCCGCACGTGACGCTGCCTCGcaacacagaggaggagaagcggaaggAGTACATCAAAGGTCGGCTCAAGTCGCTGAACCGGCGCCGCCTCGACGCACTCCGCTATTACGAGGCCAACAAGACTCGCCCGCAATGGGAAAACGGTTTTTTTGTTGGCGTCTCACGTCCCTCGATGAGCTGA
- a CDS encoding small nuclear ribonucleoprotein component-like protein: MDFGYDEYGNRTSANGGGGEQGEEEGSADVRSVRESRDNSTCQLHGAEEDTLGRSLDNRDVENHSDFSDDVELVIGEEGTQRLDQPLIDQSEVQSHGRRGVGRNREVQFLVEDRHAEQTSTVSTSGVLLLNGDRCQQQPHDVSASQRYLDVLAALPDRMRNVVVVGSLHHGKTSLVELLLHENSYHKRQDEVDREMTLKSHALTIITGGAVLQPTSRQITVIDTPGHPDLIGETASGMRLADAVLFCVDVAESLSDHSERLLRHAVVNEQLPIVLVITKVDRLIIDIKLPPLDAYRKLRIVVDSVNNIIASCGTTYDAFLVSPERGTVCFSSAKLGLFFSLETFAMKYAALYPSINAAALATKLWGQVTYDKKEFKKILNFRQHPSFVQFVLEPLYKIVAHSVTGEAAQILSSDLAKLPRSPLSALQEAMRYFCGAPTGEILDAVLSVLPAPLTRSQWLSEKYGASALCSMTIEATASATEVERDAAATARANDLVIAVASLQRVFDDKDTLAAVVRVTHGTLRLNSSRKSKGAWVSSSRNDEQSRPRLIAFDEFSSEVDPYYEVEVDGLYLRTVEDGFVPVQQATAGQTVYVTGLPARSGSHVFLVGGVAAAAVLAEDEGAPCPSEARSMTSEWVASIKVRSLGFPQPLLHVSMEVRDPTKASSVQGGLGVLLRTSPGLDVHKEETGEYTISGFGELQLDTALHELRHGLCPNAPVGISQPFVTLAETVQDAEGLLAMTGTRHNSVGFVSGVLPRAFTNAIEYEQLCLFSAELDEGHQPCRLWTVLRHDYGFDALDAQHILAAGPDCTKGPSILIDDTLPEETHHTLKVAHQRAIVSAFRATMAAGPLVGGMVRGVAAKLIFADIDASTRDAVVLSNARTALRHALFGARPRLMEPVMTAEILCTPECVLQLGEILQQRRGAVLGEEPIAATTLIRARALVPAMDSFGLETQIRMLTHGQAFPLFQFRQWDVVPGDPFDASIHVGPLEPARGHQLARDFVLKTRFRKGLPQNMLTDL; encoded by the coding sequence ATGGACTTTGGCTACGACGAGTACGGAAATCGCACCAGCGCCaatggcggaggcggtgaacagggtgaagaggagggtaGCGCCGACGTGCGCTCTGTTCGTGAGTCGCGAGACAACTCCACGTGTCAGTTACATGGTGCTGAGGAAGACACCCTCGGTCGATCTCTCGACAACCGCGATGTGGAGAACCACTCCGACTTTAGCGACGACGTTGAGCTTGTCATTGGTGAGGAAGGCACTCAGCGTCTGGACCAGCCACTGATAGACCAGAGCGAGGTGCAGTCGCACGGGCGTCGGGGCGTGGGTAGGAATAGGGAGGTGCAGTTCTTGGTGGAGGACCGCCATGCCGAGCAGACCAGCACAGTGTCCACATCAGGTGTGCTGCTCCTCAATGGCGATCGCTgtcaacagcagccacacgaCGTGTCGGCTTCGCAGAGATACCTAGACGTTCTCGCCGCCCTTCCCGATCGCATGCGTAACGTCGTGGTTGTTGGCTCTCTTCATCACGGCAAGACATCGCTGGTTGAGCTACTGCTGCACGAGAATTCGTACCACAAGCGACAGGATGAGGTTGATCGCGAGATGACGTTGAAAAGTCACGCGCTGACCATTATCACTGGGGGCGCAGTTCTGCAGCCGACGTCTCGGCAAATCACTGTCATTGACACGCCGGGGCATCCGGATTTGATTGGCGAAACGGCGTCCGGCATGCGTCTTGCGGATGCTGTTCTCTTCTGTGTCGATGTGGCAGAGTCGTTAAGTGACCACAGCGaacggctgctgcgccacgccgTTGTGAACGAGCAGTTGCCGATTGTCCTTGTGATCACAAAGGTGGACCGTCTCATAATAGACATCAAACTACCACCACTCGACGCGTACCGAAAGTTGCGCATAGTCGTGGATTCTGTCAACAACATTATCGCGAGCTGTGGCACCACGTATGACGCCTTCCTCGTGTCCCCTGAGCGTGGTACGGTttgcttctcctctgccAAACTTGGCCTGTTCTTTTCACTGGAGACCTTCGCGATGAAGTACGCAGCGTTGTACCCTAGCAtcaacgccgctgcgctcgcGACAAAGCTGTGGGGGCAAGTCACGTATGACAAGAAGGAGTTCAAGAAGATCCTTAACTTCCGTCAACACCCCAGCTTTGTACAGTTCGTGTTGGAGCCGCTCTACAAAATTGTCGCGCATTCAGTCACGGGCGAGGCAGCGCAGATTCTCTCGTCGGACCTCGCCAAGCTGCCCCGCTCACCGCTCTCAGCGCTTCAGGAGGCAATGCGCTACTTCTGCGGCGCCCCTACGGGCGAGATCTTAGATGCGGTTCTTAGTGTGTTGCCAGCACCTCTGACTCGTTCGCAGTGGCTCTCCGAGAAGTACGGCGCCAGTGCGCTGTGCTCCATGACGATTGAGGCCACGGCTTCCGCCACTGAGGTGGAAAGAGACGCCGCCGCTACCGCGAGGGCTAACGACCTTGTCATTGCTGTCGCATCTCTCCAGCGTGTCTTCGACGACAAGGACACCCTTGCGGCTGTCGTACGCGTCACGCACGGCACTCTGCGTTTGAATAGCAGTAGGAAGAGCAAGGGTGCATGGGTGTCGAGTAGCCGCAACGATGAACAATCGAGACCGCGGCTAATTGCCTTCGATGAGTTCAGCAGTGAGGTAGATCCGTACTACGAGGTGGAGGTAGATGGTCTATACCTGCGCACTGTGGAAGATGGCTTTGTGCCCGTTCAACAAGCCACCGCGGGACAGACAGTATACGTGACGGGATTGCCGGCCCGATCTGGGTCGCACGTTTTCCTCGTGGGCGgtgtcgctgcggcagccgtgTTGGCTGAGGACGAAGGAGCTCCCTGTCCTTCAGAAGCTCGCAGCATGACTTCGGAGTGGGTCGCGTCCATTAAGGTGCGCTCGCTGGGATTTCCGCAGCCACTGCTGCACGTTTCGATGGAGGTCCGCGACCCAACGAAAGCCAGCAGTGTTCAGGGTGGTCTCGGCGTGCTACTCCGTACTTCCCCTGGCCTTGACGTACACAAGGAGGAAACTGGTGAGTACACCATCAGCGGTTTTggggagctgcagctggacaCCGCGCTGCACGAGCTCCGCCACGGCCTGTGCCCTAACGCGCCAGTCGGCATCTCGCAGCCCTTCGTGACGCTTGCGGAGACCGTGCAGGACGCGGAGGGCCTTCTGGCCATGACGGGCACTCGCCACAACTCGGTCGGCTTTGTAAGCGGTGTACTACCCCGCGCCTTCACGAACGCAATCGAGTACGAGCAGCTGTGCCTCTTCTCAGCGGAGCTCGACGAAGGCCATCAGCCGTGCAGACTGTGGACGGTACTGCGTCATGACTACGGCTTTGATGCGCTCGACGCGCAGCACATCCTAGCTGCTGGACCGGACTGCACAAAGGGTCCCAGTATTCTCATTGACGACACCCTGCCAGAGGAGACTCATCACACACTCAAGGTGGCTCATCAACGTGCCATCGTCTCGGCATTCCGTGCTACCATGGCGGCTGGGCCTTTGGTGGGTGGTATGGTGCGCGGCGTTGCTGCGAAACTCATCTTTGCCGACATTGACGCGTCCACTCGAGACGCCGTCGTCTTGTCGAACGCGCGCACGGCACTCCGTCACGCGCTTTTTGGTGCGCGCCCTCGACTGATGGAGCCAGTAATGACTGCAGAGATATTGTGCACGCCCGAGTGCGTCTTACAACTTGGCGAGATCCTGCAacagcgacgcggcgcgGTGCTTGGAGAGGAGCCTATCGCCGCTACAACCCTTATCCGAGCACGTGCGTTGGTACCCGCCATGGATAGCTTTGGCTTAGAGACGCAGATACGCATGCTTACGCACGGGCAGGCCTTTCCGCTCTTCCAATTTCGTCAGTGGGACGTCGTACCCGGAGACCCGTTCGACGCCAGCATTCACGTCGGCCCGCTAGAGCCAGCGAGGGGACATCAACTGGCACGCGACTTTGTACTCAAAACGCGCTTCCGCAAAGGTTTGCCACAGAATATGCTGACGGACCTCTAG
- a CDS encoding putative methionyl-tRNA formyltransferase: MRCIVASALRCSKTNTSNSDAAGAHCPPPTAASSLQGHSTEAGATEGDEFMEEVDAFVRDHITVVCPTLPLGMRPETVAKKFARQYPVARYCVEHGLPIIPVDDPKSLSRSALLKEMLDSGKRMAASATNSHTHHFHRNAPLLNHQPSHAPSSSVQCCRTGAGSPPLKGLPKGSSFSSSAFSATPHTWVAQGRPLADYDLTVVVSFRYFLPKSLLLALPPVINMHPSLLPRYRGASPIFSALLRNEAIGGVSIIQMKPGQTAMDSGNVLWQCEVPIPLDMDIRLYFPLVTQIGAAGLCDLIFGKAPPVWRPSLPTADVSVPASPLTSERPSASTFHCSSRCQPHTRQGGADYRLANAVSANSATTPSWFALRQRCLAPLVHRSDGRIAAPTSVMSRNAHLPMNVLFNVAELPFLSSLPASTKNYHVERIHHVLRSLGGMTQSNCTGSSEEAPSTDDPEASHHRVCQPWMTLGRAPTPFTAKAVQDARERLRTLHLPNLKSPSGAAAQKWQKSSTGMAVTKCKGAPASKQKISLAVAAELGIKTTIECAEIFPASVLSPHCDWPDSFIYSWKLAQVQTYPTYAHFSEDPYHAPLLPKDAAVVRFSSMNAAEAFGVWRAFVGGDYFQPSVSAMLDKSSTPVRNQLVRRALRRLLLQRAKTHATFRGAGQQRSKCTGARDEKALAAALTLTSDDNEVPVGIVAGKHVDLDILNPAGVQLLTEAESTLRTPCTFTQVINPVLAPACVCEELAEVEQSGHLPPRFSICTQQHPERRWRVRFYRAPPAIFRSLLCRSANDSATQKTTRWRRCEPRLAMGECGMAATDGAMPSLRQQECEVDGEGKVPASITTSTRAASLAGAEKGQRQLGHRHPSAGDVAMAAQAEESGEHEEAPEDYVPEVIHAAPPSQHPLHIPPGTGYFPQSDESYGAIKCKEGWFLWKEAHMKCGNKAQPAVLIRKGLAMKTGVLYVGLFSEYL; encoded by the coding sequence ATGCGGTGCATCGTGGCGAGTGCACTGCGCTGCTCGAAGACAAACaccagcaacagcgacgccgctggtGCGCATTGTCCACCTCCAACTGCGGCATCATCGTTGCAGGGACATAGCACGGAGGCAGGCGCGACAGAGGGCGATGAGTtcatggaggaggtggacgcATTCGTACGCGATCACATCACTGTGGTGTGTCCGACACTTCCGCTCGGCATGAGGCCAGAGACGGTCGCCAAAAAGTTCGCGCGCCAGTATCCAGTCGCACGCTACTGCGTCGAGCACGGATTACCTATTATTCCAGTGGATGATCCCAAGTCCCTGTCGCGGAGCGCCTTGCTGAAGGAGATGCTGGACAGCGGTAAACGCATGGCAGCCAGTGCGACAAATTCACATACCCATCATTTCCACAGGAATGCCCCCCTGTTGAACCACCAGCCTTCACATGCGCCGTCGTCATctgtgcagtgctgcagaaCTGGTGCCGGTTCGCCGCCCTTAAAGGGTCTGCCTAAGGGTAGCAGCTTTTCCTCATCTGCGTTCTCTGCGACTCCACACACGTGGGTCGCGCAGGGGCGTCCACTGGCGGACTACGACCTCACCGTTGTCGTCTCCTTTCGCTACTTCCTGCCGAAGAGTCTTCTgcttgcgctgccgccggtgaTCAACATGCACCCCTCGCTGCTCCCTCGCTACCGCGGCGCCAGCCCCATTTTTAGTGCGCTGCTCCGAAACGAGGCGATTGGCGGCGTGAGTATCATTCAAATGAAACCGGGGCAGACAGCAATGGACTCAGGAAACGTCCTCTGGCAGTGCGAGGTGCCCATCCCCCTCGACATGGACATTCGCTTGTACTTTCCACTGGTCACCCAGATCGGTGCGGCTGGCTTATGTGACCTTATTTTTGGCAAAGCCCCACCAGTGTGGCGGCCATCGCTGCCGACTGCCGATGTTTCTGTGCCTGCGTCCCCCTTGACTTCAGAGCGGCCATCCGCATCCACGTttcactgcagcagccggtGCCAGCCACATACTCGCCAGGGCGGCGCCGACTATCGTTTAGCGAACGCTGTATCTGCCAACAGCGCCACAACACCGTCGTGGTTCGCGCTGCGTCAGCGTTGTCTGGCACCGCTTGTGCACCGCTCCGACGGCCGCATTGCTGCACCGACTTCAGTTATGTCGCGCAACGCACACTTGCCGATGAATGTGCTCTTCAACGTCGCGGAGCTGCCGTTCCTGTCGTCCTTGCCAGCCTCGACGAAGAACTACCACGTGGAGCGTATCCACCACGTGCTGCGTTCATTGGGTGGCATGACTCAGAGTAACTGCACAGGCAGCTCTGAAGAGGCGCCCAGCACAGATGACCCAGAGGCGAGTCACCACCGCGTCTGCCAACCCTGGATGACTCTGGGTcgtgcccccacccccttcacCGCCAAAGCTGTGCAGGACGCCCGCGAAAGGCTTCGTACGCTGCACTTGCCGAATCTAAAGAGCCCTTctggtgccgcagcgcaaAAATGgcagaagagcagcaccggcatGGCAGTGACAAAGTGCAAGGGCGCACCGGCCAGCAAACAGAAGATTTCCCTCGCTGTGgcagcggagctgggcaTCAAGACCACCATAGAATGCGCGGAGATCTTCCCAGCGTCGGTGCTGAGCCCGCACTGCGACTGGCCTGACAGCTTTATCTACAGCTGGAAGCTCGCGCAGGTGCAGACGTATCCCACCTATGCACACTTCTCTGAGGACCCCTATCACGCACCATTGTTGCCGAAGGATGCGGCGGTCGTGCGCTTCAGTAGTATGAATGCGGCTGAAGCGTTTGGTGTGTGGCGAGCCTTCGTCGGGGGGGACTATTTCCAGCCCTCGGTAAGTGCCATGCTCGACAAGAGCAGCACCCCGGTGCGTAACCAGCTGGTGCGTCGCGCGTTGCGGCGGCTTCTGCTCCAGCGTGCCAAGACCCATGCAACATTTCGGGGagcagggcagcagcgcagcaagtGTACGGGAGCAAGAGACGAAAAGGCATTGGCTGCCGCGCTAACCTTGACTAGCGATGACAATGAGGTGCCCGTCGGCATCGTGGCAGGCAAACATGTTGACTTGGATATTTTGAACCCTGCAGGCGTTCAGCTGCTCACAGAAGCGGAGAGCACACTGCGCACACCCTGCACCTTCACACAGGTGATAAACCCGGTGCTGGCGccagcgtgcgtgtgcgaagAATTGGCCGAGGTAGAGCAAAGCGGACATCTGCCACCCAGATTTTCCATATGCACCCAGCAGCACCCAGAGCGACGATGGCGAGTTCGCTTTTACCGAGCTCCGCCAGCGATTTTTCGCTCACTGCTCTGCAGGAGCGCAAATGACAGCGCTACACAGAAGACGACTCGATGGAGGAGATGTGAGCCTCGACTTGCGATGGGCGAGTGCGGTATGGCAGCCACGGACGGTGCCATGCCGTCCTTGCGGCAGCAAGAGTGCGAAGTAGATGGCGAAGGCAAAGTCCCTGCCTCAATCACGACCTCAACCCGCGCCGCTTCTTTAGCTGGAGCTGAGaaggggcagcggcagctgggTCATCGTCATCCGAGTGCCGGTGATGTGGCTATGGCAGCGCAAGCCGAAGAGTCGGGAGAGCATGAGGAGGCCCCGGAGGACTACGTGCCTGAGGTTATCCAtgccgcaccgccgtcgcagcaccCCCTTCATATCCCTCCCGGCACCGGCTACTTCCCTCAGTCTGACGAGAGCTACGGCGCCATAAAGTGCAAGGAAGGGTGGTTCCTGTGGAAAGAGGCTCACATGAAGTGTGGCAACAAGGCGCAGCCAGCCGTCCTCATCCGGAAAGGTCTCGCCATGAAGACGGGTGTGCTCTACGTTGGGCTCTTCTCCGAGTACTTGTAG